The following are from one region of the Anaeropeptidivorans aminofermentans genome:
- a CDS encoding ribulose-phosphate 3-epimerase encodes MLAPSIMCADLLNLEREIRLLEEAKVELIHFDVMDTTFTTTTMLPPMLISAINKITNIPVDIHVMIDKPQRIIDYLLPYCKGNYISFHTETTIELMGLIKKAKDAGAKAGAALNYATSLSAIEEVLPSLDFLLLILGNGGTGPRIDLDAQLLHKISRARKMLDDAGCEHVPISVDGGVSFEVAKKTMEMGANIFVLGTKSIYNKENSVVEQCNAFRAYLS; translated from the coding sequence ATGCTCGCGCCGTCAATTATGTGCGCAGATTTATTAAACCTTGAGAGAGAAATCAGGCTGTTGGAAGAGGCAAAAGTGGAACTTATACATTTTGATGTAATGGATACTACTTTCACAACAACAACAATGCTTCCGCCAATGTTAATATCAGCCATTAATAAAATAACGAATATCCCAGTTGATATCCATGTAATGATCGATAAACCGCAACGTATTATAGATTATTTGCTCCCTTATTGCAAGGGCAACTATATATCTTTCCATACGGAAACCACAATTGAGCTAATGGGGCTTATAAAAAAGGCAAAGGACGCCGGGGCAAAGGCAGGCGCCGCTTTAAACTATGCCACATCACTATCCGCCATAGAGGAAGTATTGCCTTCCCTCGATTTTCTTTTGCTTATACTGGGTAACGGCGGGACTGGACCGAGAATTGACTTAGACGCTCAATTACTGCACAAGATTAGCCGCGCCCGTAAAATGCTGGATGATGCCGGATGTGAACACGTACCTATTTCAGTAGATGGAGGCGTATCGTTTGAAGTGGCAAAGAAAACCATGGAAATGGGTGCCAATATATTTGTTCTGGGAACGAAAAGCATTTATAACAAGGAGAACTCTGTTGTAGAACAGTGCAATGCTTTTCGGGCATATCTATCTTAA